Proteins encoded in a region of the Shewanella polaris genome:
- the lipB gene encoding lipoyl(octanoyl) transferase LipB — MQAQTLHIRHLGMQDYESTWHAMQQYTDTRDSDSQDELWIVEHPPVFTQGQAGKSEHILNPGDIPVIQVDRGGQVTYHGPGQLVVYPLIDIKRNKIGVRQLVNNIEQSIVDMLAYFDINAYAKADAPGVYVTERKIASLGLRIRKGCSFHGLALNVDMDLAPFQRINPCGYAGLEMVQCKALGGPKTVLEAGDKLIQTFSQIMGYQQLVHHQGLAE, encoded by the coding sequence TTGCAAGCACAAACACTGCACATTCGCCACCTTGGTATGCAGGACTATGAATCAACATGGCATGCAATGCAGCAATATACCGATACTCGCGATAGCGACAGCCAAGATGAACTTTGGATAGTTGAGCACCCACCAGTATTTACCCAAGGCCAGGCTGGCAAAAGCGAGCATATACTCAATCCAGGTGATATTCCGGTTATTCAAGTCGACCGAGGTGGTCAAGTTACCTATCACGGACCGGGACAATTAGTGGTTTATCCACTTATTGACATCAAACGTAATAAAATAGGTGTTCGTCAATTAGTGAACAATATTGAGCAAAGTATTGTTGATATGCTCGCCTATTTCGATATCAATGCGTATGCAAAAGCTGATGCTCCAGGTGTTTATGTTACAGAGCGAAAAATTGCTTCTTTAGGATTACGTATCCGCAAAGGTTGCTCTTTTCATGGCTTAGCATTAAATGTCGACATGGATTTAGCCCCGTTTCAACGTATCAATCCTTGCGGATATGCGGGTTTAGAAATGGTGCAATGTAAAGCATTAGGTGGACCCAAAACCGTGCTTGAAGCTGGCGATAAATTAATCCAAACCTTTAGCCAAATTATGGGCTATCAACAACTTGTACATCATCAAGGATTAGCAGAATAA
- the ybeD gene encoding DUF493 family protein YbeD, which produces MLNTTFDQVMEFPSACLFKVIGEADDTLADRVVAVAQQITPGDYAPTVKASSKGHYNSITIRITVTSKEHIEKAYIDLAAIEGVKRVL; this is translated from the coding sequence ATGTTAAATACAACGTTTGACCAAGTAATGGAATTCCCTAGTGCATGCCTTTTCAAAGTGATTGGCGAAGCAGATGATACCTTAGCAGATCGTGTTGTTGCTGTTGCACAACAAATTACCCCGGGTGATTATGCTCCAACAGTTAAAGCATCGAGTAAAGGTCATTACAATTCAATCACAATCCGTATTACTGTGACCAGTAAAGAGCATATTGAAAAAGCGTATATAGATCTTGCCGCCATCGAAGGTGTAAAACGCGTACTGTAA